The Sulfurimonas sp. genome includes a region encoding these proteins:
- a CDS encoding esterase-like activity of phytase family protein — MKLVILFFLLINSLHASKIRILDIYEYKNKDIRELSALAYDGKILYALSDYGELHHFKFEIENNKIKNLKHIKTYKLRDKKQQPLKKKKRDSEGLIYKDQKLYISFERKHRIESYTLDGIKIKKIKLNKKLDNKDNFIGKNKGFEALGFNKKYGFITAPEAPFKGDGLHILYAKDKIYKIKKNGYITALEFTTKNKLLVLERDFNNLTRRQIITISLASLNKCDSGICESEVLKVLDSYKDKNVDNFEGLAKIDKNLFLMVSDDNASEFQKTLFVLFEIN; from the coding sequence ATGAAATTAGTTATTTTATTTTTTCTACTAATAAATAGTTTACATGCATCTAAAATTAGAATACTTGATATATATGAATATAAAAATAAAGATATAAGAGAACTCTCAGCTCTTGCATATGATGGAAAGATACTGTATGCTTTAAGTGACTACGGTGAACTTCATCATTTTAAATTTGAAATAGAAAATAATAAAATAAAAAATTTAAAGCATATAAAAACTTATAAATTAAGAGATAAAAAACAACAACCTTTAAAAAAGAAAAAAAGAGATTCAGAAGGTTTGATTTATAAAGATCAGAAGCTATACATCTCTTTTGAGAGAAAACATCGTATAGAGTCATATACTTTAGACGGCATAAAAATAAAAAAAATTAAGCTAAATAAAAAACTAGATAATAAAGATAATTTTATTGGTAAAAACAAAGGTTTTGAAGCACTAGGCTTTAATAAAAAGTATGGTTTTATAACAGCACCTGAAGCACCTTTTAAAGGTGATGGGCTACATATATTGTATGCTAAGGATAAGATTTATAAAATCAAAAAAAACGGTTATATCACAGCTCTGGAGTTTACAACTAAAAACAAACTTCTGGTACTGGAGAGAGACTTTAACAATCTAACTAGAAGACAGATTATAACAATTAGTTTGGCGAGTTTGAATAAGTGTGATTCAGGTATATGTGAATCTGAAGTTTTGAAAGTGTTAGACAGTTATAAAGATAAAAATGTAGATAATTTTGAGGGTTTGGCAAAGATAGACAAAAATCTTTTTTTAATGGTAAGCGATGATAATGCAAGTGAGTTTCAAAAAACACTTTTCGTGCTTTTTGAAATTAATTAA
- a CDS encoding primosomal protein N' produces the protein MNYYKVCILNSPLGSYTYQSDKTISLYSKISIKFNNRDVNGVILEVCEKPEFETLDILEVFDEVFSDKQLELARFISSYYICSLGDALGLMIPYENNSEIKTLHQKEKAHESDIVLSKIQSDALDFLKKQKISLLFGDTGSGKTEIYMKYFEDILSQNKRCIFLMPEISLTPQMDQRLQKHFGDEVVMYHSKLTPKAKKIALEKIRNGEAKIIAGPRSALFLPVKDLGLIVVDEEHDDSYKSSSRPRYNARDLAIYMGKLYDIPVVLGSATPSLTTYVKFPHVRLKGGHFSSKREFFYERSAESLSPVVLRELKQTLNEKKQAIVFIPTRANFKNLICADCGHTHKCVFCSVGLSVHNKSNALKCHYCNYTQAIPQICSECGSDMLVSSRLGTAEAVKNLSEEFKDAYIEQFDRDVITSNTKLKKALKRFNDHESDILVGTQMLSKGHDYHGVTLAIVLGLDNILNMPDYRSRERALSSLLQIAGRSGRKDKAKVLVQSFNEEFFKVYLDSYESFLDEEKIYREGLYPPYKKLARLLFSHKNGAKTREAMEEVLDSIKLHKNVEVVGSGKCAIEKIANKYRFEILLRADKSTDLIKAIHASKNDLCEVDMDPIEFG, from the coding sequence TTGAACTACTATAAAGTCTGCATATTAAACTCTCCTTTGGGGAGTTACACTTATCAATCTGACAAAACAATTTCACTATACTCAAAAATATCTATAAAATTTAACAACAGAGATGTTAACGGTGTTATTTTAGAAGTTTGTGAAAAACCAGAATTTGAGACTTTGGATATTTTAGAAGTTTTTGATGAGGTTTTTTCAGATAAACAGCTTGAATTAGCCCGTTTTATTTCATCTTACTATATATGTTCCTTGGGTGATGCACTAGGTTTAATGATTCCATATGAAAATAACTCTGAAATTAAAACTTTGCACCAAAAAGAAAAAGCGCATGAATCGGATATAGTACTTTCTAAAATACAATCAGACGCACTAGACTTTTTAAAAAAACAGAAAATATCTTTACTCTTTGGTGATACCGGAAGTGGGAAAACAGAGATATATATGAAGTATTTTGAAGATATTTTATCTCAAAATAAACGCTGTATATTTTTAATGCCTGAGATATCATTAACTCCACAAATGGATCAAAGACTGCAAAAACATTTTGGTGATGAAGTTGTAATGTACCACTCTAAACTTACTCCAAAAGCAAAAAAAATAGCCTTAGAGAAAATAAGAAACGGCGAAGCTAAAATTATAGCCGGTCCGCGTTCAGCTCTTTTTTTACCTGTAAAAGATTTGGGTTTAATAGTTGTAGATGAAGAGCACGACGATAGTTATAAATCATCATCAAGGCCACGTTACAATGCCAGGGATTTGGCTATTTATATGGGTAAACTTTATGATATACCTGTAGTGCTTGGCAGTGCGACTCCAAGTTTAACTACATATGTAAAATTTCCACATGTAAGGTTAAAAGGCGGTCATTTTAGCTCAAAACGAGAGTTCTTTTATGAAAGGTCAGCTGAATCGTTAAGTCCAGTGGTATTAAGAGAATTAAAGCAAACACTAAATGAAAAAAAACAAGCTATTGTTTTTATACCAACGCGTGCTAATTTTAAAAATCTTATCTGTGCTGATTGCGGGCACACACATAAATGTGTTTTTTGTTCAGTTGGCTTAAGTGTTCATAACAAATCTAATGCACTTAAATGTCACTACTGTAATTATACTCAGGCGATCCCTCAAATATGTTCTGAATGTGGTTCAGACATGCTTGTAAGTAGCCGTTTGGGAACTGCTGAAGCTGTAAAGAATTTAAGTGAAGAGTTTAAAGATGCATACATTGAGCAGTTTGATCGTGACGTTATAACGAGTAACACAAAGTTAAAAAAAGCACTAAAAAGATTTAACGATCATGAGAGCGATATATTGGTTGGAACTCAGATGCTAAGTAAAGGGCATGATTATCACGGTGTAACTTTAGCTATTGTTTTGGGACTTGACAATATTTTAAATATGCCAGATTACCGTTCGCGTGAGCGTGCCCTTTCATCACTGCTTCAAATAGCGGGAAGAAGTGGTAGGAAAGATAAGGCAAAAGTTTTGGTTCAGAGCTTTAACGAGGAATTTTTTAAAGTATATTTGGATTCATATGAGAGCTTTTTGGATGAAGAAAAAATCTATAGAGAGGGACTCTATCCACCGTATAAAAAGCTGGCACGTTTGCTGTTTAGCCATAAAAACGGTGCTAAGACCAGAGAAGCTATGGAAGAAGTACTTGACAGTATAAAGCTGCATAAAAATGTGGAAGTAGTAGGCTCTGGAAAATGCGCGATAGAAAAGATAGCAAACAAATATCGTTTTGAGATACTTCTCCGAGCAGATAAGAGTACAGATCTTATTAAAGCTATACATGCAAGTAAAAACGACCTATGTGAAGTTGATATGGATCCTATAGAATTTGGTTAG
- a CDS encoding type II secretion system protein, whose translation MKREAFTLMEVLFVIVLLGILAAVAVPRLSATRTDAEIAKGKADVSSIRSSILTERQSQVIRGVVSFIPKLTENTTDTILFRGDGTRTLLTYGIKEGAWQHTAALTYTYTAGGVTTTFTYTPATGIFTCTAGNDYCDELTD comes from the coding sequence ATGAAAAGAGAAGCTTTTACTCTCATGGAGGTTTTATTTGTTATTGTGCTTTTAGGAATTTTAGCAGCAGTTGCAGTTCCAAGATTGTCTGCTACAAGAACAGATGCAGAGATAGCAAAAGGGAAAGCAGATGTATCTTCAATCCGATCATCGATACTTACTGAACGACAGTCTCAGGTTATAAGGGGTGTAGTTTCATTTATTCCTAAGCTTACAGAAAATACAACTGATACAATACTTTTTAGAGGTGATGGGACAAGAACTCTACTTACTTATGGTATAAAAGAGGGTGCATGGCAACATACAGCTGCTTTAACTTATACATACACTGCAGGTGGAGTAACAACAACATTTACATATACCCCCGCTACAGGTATATTTACATGTACTGCTGGTAATGACTACTGTGATGAATTAACAGATTAG
- a CDS encoding type II secretion system protein, with the protein MKRAGFTMIELIFVIVILGILAAVAVPKLSATRSDAEIAKIATNAATVVSDYGSSWTARANLIGTTAWEDVTNTPLQTTGSSTLADLSTVTLSSSLYLTDGTNNCVTFAPVADGNASVAGTLYPSLNVTLSAAGTSAVCDGVRTRILSLEKQHNFGGTGIQ; encoded by the coding sequence ATGAAAAGAGCTGGTTTTACAATGATCGAATTGATCTTCGTTATCGTTATCTTAGGTATTCTTGCAGCTGTTGCAGTTCCAAAACTTTCTGCTACTCGTTCTGATGCAGAGATTGCTAAAATTGCTACAAATGCTGCTACAGTTGTAAGTGACTATGGTTCGTCGTGGACTGCAAGAGCTAATTTAATTGGTACTACTGCATGGGAAGATGTTACTAATACACCTTTACAAACAACAGGTTCTTCAACATTAGCTGATCTGTCTACAGTTACGTTAAGTTCATCTCTTTATTTAACAGATGGTACAAATAACTGTGTTACATTTGCACCTGTAGCTGATGGTAATGCTTCTGTTGCTGGAACATTATATCCTTCTTTAAATGTTACATTATCAGCTGCTGGTACAAGTGCTGTATGTGACGGTGTACGTACTAGAATCTTATCTCTAGAAAAACAACATAATTTTGGTGGAACTGGTATTCAGTAA
- the flgB gene encoding flagellar basal body rod protein FlgB, which translates to MAISISRTAILAKEALNYRAAREKMIASNIANADTPYYRPRDIRFGEYLAQKKAEIMNDDRGQLQMAQTSDKHIEAPKPKNTEKPITFFRDGHMARNDGNSVDLDVETTEMSKNSIMFNALINAIKKDGAIFKSVIDASSKIS; encoded by the coding sequence ATGGCAATCTCAATCTCACGTACAGCGATTTTGGCAAAAGAAGCACTAAACTATCGTGCTGCTCGTGAGAAGATGATAGCTTCTAACATTGCAAATGCAGACACGCCTTATTATCGTCCTCGCGATATCCGTTTTGGAGAATATTTAGCGCAAAAAAAAGCGGAGATCATGAATGACGATAGAGGTCAGTTACAAATGGCTCAAACTTCAGACAAGCATATAGAAGCGCCAAAGCCAAAGAACACTGAAAAACCGATAACATTTTTCCGTGATGGTCACATGGCTAGGAATGATGGTAACAGTGTTGATTTGGATGTTGAAACAACAGAGATGAGTAAAAACTCGATAATGTTTAATGCATTAATAAATGCGATAAAAAAAGATGGTGCAATATTTAAAAGCGTTATAGATGCATCTAGTAAAATAAGTTAA